One Fulvia fulva chromosome 8, complete sequence DNA window includes the following coding sequences:
- a CDS encoding E3 ubiquitin-protein ligase, producing MATPAAARGRTAEVIDLVSSDSEDELEELPQPVARPGHRLQHRQDDEPQAAAPQAARDSPVIPHLGPDFFGDLEELHGFDLNAMPGAMPGLQFDNTPPHPASPQQGPGQWVHIDGEPVFIPDSPVPQAQPQRQEMVPPLDLDARVVTVDDCVTRVLEIFPDVRLDYVHELYGSLGTPGDYEALSGEARYEQIVEKLVTGNYPKQDKGKQSQKKRKREEEDSAAIDTKRWEGPDRVQLPPHLKGSMVAMIKADFPTIPNAQIQKLLGTHKHFYQTYVALANMRDTSDPAKVWRGRSTSRGATADTIGANSGSQVILEELAAARKKVASVRAERAAAESLKRAENENLQRAMEAGETAECQACFDDLPMNRQIHCNGNVAHFTCFDCAATYIKSEVGEGRCRVLCTAGCGAGFAHAQLHLLSDKSLLQRLEQLQQEKDIRDAGLDNLEECPFCEYKAILPPIEEDFEFRCANPECEKVSCRRCKAVSHIPLSCEEHARENAKDKNLSTRHKIEEAMTAALIRSCNKCKKQFIKEYGCNKMTCPSCANLQCYVCSESLKDYNHFDQGPAGPHRAGQAAGAKKKCPLYDNVEERHEREVKEAEDAARAAAKADNPDVTDDDVQIKVSDSVTKATQDRISRGAVPEGAGGAYPGLHYAGLPGIPRPALPLFAHRQLGNMMADFDEDGDDDEDGDDEADMFLGGFAPQAVRARRVGDAVRRAARARRADDAVERDAIRQRLREAAQGHPRHQIGPLPPRVAQQFQPQPGAGLGQFGHLRGVIPVFDPPAADNDGLFRDIDILGQFAQVLNRAEGGRHYPGQGGRAPQQAADGPGGDPGAGRPLGQLNDGRDAVPGVFGGNPFFGGANLGPFLDDPRWLNDDLGAAGNGHNPPQRAEAPPDNDDQQLQQPQQARERRRLVLHGMQGRHGGRDLAQDLARGDPRRRHEHRG from the exons ATGGCCACCCCCGCTGCCGCAAGGGGACGCACAGCAGAGGTCATCGATCTCGTAAGCAGCGATTCTGAAGATGAGCTCGAGGAACTGCCCCAACCTGTTGCTCGACCAGGCCATCGCTTGCAACATCGGCAAGATGATGAACCTCAGGCAGCAGCACCACAGGCCGCCAGAGACTCGCCAGTAATACCCCACCTTGGGCCCGACTTCTTCGGAGATCTTGAAGAGCTTCACGGCTTCGATCTGAACGCCATGCCAGGTGCTATGCCAGGACTGCAGTTCGACAATACCCCGCCCCACCCAGCATCCCCTCAACAGGGGCCTGGTCAGTGGGTGCACATTGACGGCGAACCGGTCTTCATCCCAGATAGCCCGGTGCCTCAGGCCCAACCTCAGCGGCAGGAAATGGTGCCGCCCCTCGACCTCGATGCCCGTGTCGTTACAGTTGATGATTGCGTAACTCGCGTGCTGGAGATCTTCCCAGACGTCAGGCTCGACTACGTTCATGAGCTATACGGCAGCCTCGGGACACCGGGAGACTACGAAGCTCTGTCTGGTGAAGCGAGGTATGAGCAAATCGTCGAAAAGCTCGTGACTGGCAATTACCCGAAGCAAGACAAGGGCAAGCAATCTCAGAAGAAGCGCAAACGCGAGGAGGAGGATTCAGCCGCAATTGACACCAAGCGTTGGGAGGGCCCAGATCGAGTGCAACTACCGCCCCACTTGAAGGGCTCTATGGTTGCCATGATCAAGGCAGACTTTCCGACCATACCGAACGCGCAGATCCAGAAACTGCTCGGCACTCACAAACATTTCTATCAGACTTATGTTGCGCTTGCAAACATGAGAGATACCAGCGACCCGGCTAAAGTttggagaggtcgatcgacCAGCAGAGGTGCCACTGCCGATACGATTGGCGCCAACAGCGGATCTCAAGTCATTCTGGAGGAGCTTGCAGCGGCTCGGAAGAAGGTCGCAAGTGTGAGAGCAGAACGCGCTGCCGCCGAATCTCTGAAGAGAGCAGAGAACGAGAATCTTCAACGAGCAATGGAAGCCGGCGAGACTGCAGAATGTCAAGCATGTTTCGATGATCTTCCAATGAATCGCCAGATTCATTGCAACGGTAACGTCGCTCACTTCACTTGCTTCGATTGCGCCGCCACATACATCAAGTCCGAGGTCGGTGAGGGAAGATGTCGTGTACTCTGTACTGCCGGTTGTGGAGCAGGCTTCGCTCACGCTCAATTACACTTACTATCCGACAAGTCACTGCTTCAGAGACTGGAGCAGCTACAGCAAGAAAAGGACATTCGTGATGCCGGTCTCGATAATCTGGAGGAGTGTCCGTTCTGCGAGTACAAGGCTATCTTGCCACCGATTGAGGAAGACTTCGAGTTCCGATGTGCGAATCCGGAATGTGAGAAAGTCAGCTGTCGTCGCTGCAAAGCGGTCTCACACATCCCGCTATCGTGTGAGGAGCATGCCCGGGAGAACGCGAAAGACAAGAACCTCAGTACTCGCCACAAAATCGAGGAGGCCATGACCGCAGCGCTGATAAGATCATGCAATAAGTGCAAGAAGCAGTTCATCAAAGAATATGGCTGCAACAAGATG ACTTGTCCATCATGCGCCAACCTCCAATGCTACGTTTGTTCCGAGTCGCTGAAGGACTACAACCACTTCGATCAAGGACCGGCAGGGCCTCACAGGGCTGGTCAAGCAGCTGGAGCAAAGAAGAAGTGCCCTCTATACGACAATGTTGAAGAGCGGCATGAGCGTGAGGTCAAAGAAGCGGAAGATGCAGCACGAGCCGCGGCTAAGGCAGACAACCCAGATGTGACAGACGATGATGTTCAAATCAAAGTGTCGGATTCTGTTACGAAGGCCACCCAGGACCGCATCAGCAGAGGCGCTGTCCCCGAAGGTGCCGGAGGTGCTTATCCAGGACTTCACTATGCAGGACTCCCAGGTATACCTCGTCCCGCGTTACCCCTTTTTGCCCACAGACAGCTTGGTAACATGATGGCTGACTTTGACGAGGACGGGGATGATGACGAAGACGGGGATGATGAAGCAGATATGTTTTTGGGTGGGTTCGCCCCACAAGCCGTTCGTGCTCGAAGGGTCGGCGATGCTGTTCGGAGGGCCgcccgagctcgaagggcCGACGATGCAGTTGAGAGGGATGCAATACGACAGAGGCTTCGAGAAGCGGCCCAGGGTCACCCTCGGCATCAAATAGGACCACTTCCACCGCGAGTAGCACAGCAGTTTCAACCCCAACCGGGAGCTGGACTTGGTCAATTTGGACACTTGCGCGGTGTAATACCCGTCTTTGACCCACCAGCAGCTGATAACGACGGTCTGTTTAGGGACATCGATATTCTCGGTCAGTTCGCTCAAGTACTCAATCGGGCAGAAGGCGGACGTCATTATCCCGGCCAAGGCGGTCGAGCGCCACAGCAAGCGGCAGATGGTCCTGGGGGCGACCCGGGCGCTGGTCGACCTCTTGGGCAACTCAACGATGGACGCGACGCTGTGCCTGGTGTCTTTGGTGGAAATCCTTTCTTTGGTGGTGCAAATCTCGGTCCATTCTTGGATGACCCACGCTGGCTCAATGACGACCTGGGCGCTGCTGGGAATGGTCATAATCCTCCTCAGCGAGCTGAAGCTCCGCCGGACAACGACGACCAACAACTACAACAACCACAACAGGCAAGAGAGCGTCGACGTCTCGTACTCCACGGGATGCAAGGGCGTCATGGTGGTCGAGATCTGGCTCAAGATCTGGCTCGGGGAGATCCACGTCGTCGACACGAGCATAGAGGATGA
- a CDS encoding DASH complex subunit dad3 has protein sequence MDDDIIDYGPNTPNPRANTNKPEDPEDSLTPLEQEVLDEYAKLVGNLDDLSNVLSDLASKPSAEILDALRGLERKTTTVFTLLKASVYSIVLQQEIADGDGIGGE, from the exons ATGGACGACGACATAATAGACTACGGCCCCAACACTCCAAACCCTCGCGCGAACACCAACAAGCCTGAAGACCCTGAAGACAGTCTCACGCCTCTTGAGCAGGAAGTTCTGGACGAGTATGCGAAGCTTGTTGGCAATCTTGATGAT TTAAGCAACGTCCTGTCAGACTTGGCAAGCAAGCCCTCGGCGGAGATATTGGATGCGTTGAGGGGTTTGGAGAGGAAGACGACCACGGTGTTTACGCTGTTGAAGGCGAGTGTTTATTCGATTGTGTTGCAGCAGGAGATTGCGGATGGGGATGGGATTGGTGGGGAGTAG
- a CDS encoding TBC domain-containing protein → MSSDLSRRSSRQPLNDDATSLTSFPDPAETTSPSLEPLDEPPDAVAGGQLTGVSPPLQPVKEQIVPTAPAHYGLNGLLDDAGPSMFDEQENGVGDPQTLSTASTEALRRIIDHRGAVELVRNLSLLLAERDAHVTALTRLAEEFKVPRERIAETGNRVKQFERRRLSLAGASEDLAPTIRSESSDSAAQASLPDVGRGTIRNLTRMFGGGGKRKDATIRPTPASMKSAATSMKSTASASSSRSNSIVPESTVVRKRTDRPKSIDVLSVNSGESTGWTSTFMNAGAGTIKGISSLATRERRDSRAKEPRGPVEMSTRHDKNQLPPTLLRTESKDPREMAWNKFVLRLNELREEAGEEAQSGEVLGAARWGHEGGNGKQKLDTLTRLVIGGIPMRLRSPIWMELSNTYAIMRPNGYKYYLGTQENEDPQEIDAILKDVPRTLTSKYDYFAEKGHDRLRKVLVAFVNKYPGLGYTQGLNMIAGYLLLAIPDESDAFWVLCNMVDSYFPPDYFSPDTAMSAPIADNVVLRQYVKDLLPKLYDKMSSLEIEPEHTVPLSWFLTAFASVLPESVLLRIWDVWLCVPNSKTFLFNVALTLLAAHAKNLMSCEDQGEYWAYMTSKIRVGEEPDKVNELIRSAFGLRKRLEQVEMRRGLAVKKVRKHASTEALFSPEAQGEEEVEA, encoded by the coding sequence ATGAGCTCAGATCTGAGCAGGCGGTCTTCACGTCAGCCACTGAACGACGACGCGACATCTCTGACTTCCTTCCCCGACCCTGCAGAGACGACGAGCCCCTCCCTGGAACCCTTGGACGAGCCTCCGGATGCAGTGGCTGGTGGTCAGCTCACCGGTGTTTCTCCTCCGCTACAACCTGTCAAGGAACAGATTGTGCCGACTGCACCAGCTCACTATGGCTTGAATGGCCTTCTCGATGATGCGGGGCCTTCCATGTTCGATGAGCAGGAGAATGGCGTCGGCGACCCGCAGACTTTGTCCACTGCGTCCACGGAGGCTTTGAGGAGAATCATCGATCATCGTGGAGCGGTGGAACTGGTGCGGAACTTGAGCCTGTTACTGGCGGAGCGGGATGCGCACGTCACGGCGCTGACGAGGTTGGCGGAGGAGTTCAAGGTGCCGAGGGAGAGGATTGCTGAGACGGGGAATCGAGTCAAGCAGTTTGAACGACGGCGGTTATCGCTCGCTGGTGCTAGTGAGGATCTTGCACCGACGATAAGGTCGGAGAGCAGTGATTCTGCGGCACAGGCGAGTTTGCCGGATGTGGGGAGAGGGACGATCAGGAATTTGACGCGGATGTTTGGAGGCGGTGGCAAGAGGAAAGATGCAACGATTAGGCCTACGCCAGCATCGATGAAGAGTGCGGCGACGAGTATGAAGAGTACCGCGAGTGCGAGTTCTTCGAGGTCGAACTCGATTGTGCCGGAGTCTACTGTTGTGAGGAAGAGGACGGATCGGCCAAAGTCGATTGATGTGTTGAGTGTCAACAGTGGCGAGAGTACTGGCTGGACTTCGACTTTCATGAATGCCGGCGCTGGTACCATCAAAGGTATCAGCAGTCTGGCGACGCGGGAACGGCGTGATTCTAGGGCGAAGGAGCCTCGGGGACCTGTGGAGATGAGTACGAGGCACGACAAGAATCAGCTGCCACCTACACTTTTGCGGACAGAGTCGAAGGATCCTCGGGAGATGGCGTGGAATAAATTCGTGCTTCGATTGAATGAATTGCGGGAGGAAGCTGGAGAGGAAGCTCAGAGTGGCGAGGTGCTGGGTGCTGCTCGCTGGGGTCATGAAGGTGGCAACGGCAAGCAGAAACTCGATACCCTCACACGACTGGTCATAGGTGGCATACCGATGCGACTAAGATCACCCATCTGGATGGAGCTATCGAACACATACGCCATCATGCGACCGAACGGCTACAAATACTATCTCGGCACACAAGAAAACGAAGACCCCCAAGAAATCGACGCGATCCTCAAAGACGTCCCGCGAACCCTCACCAGCAAATACGACTACTTCGCCGAGAAAGGCCACGACCGCCTACGAAAAGTCCTCGTCGCCTTCGTCAACAAATACCCCGGCCTCGGCTACACCCAGGGCCTAAACATGATCGCCGGCTACCTCCTCCTCGCCATCCCAGACGAAAGCGACGCATTCTGGGTTCTCTGCAACATGGTCGACTCCTACTTCCCACCCGACTACTTCTCCCCAGACACCGCCATGTCCGCCCCGATCGCCGACAACGTGGTCCTCCGCCAATACGTCAAAGACCTCCTCCCCAAACTCTACGACAAGATGTCATCCCTCGAGATCGAGCCCGAACACACCGTCCCCTTGTCCTGGTTCCTCACCGCTTTCGCTAGCGTCCTGCCTGAAAGTGTTCTCCTCCGGATCTGGGATGTGTGGCTCTGTGTTCCGAATAGCAAGACGTTTCTGTTCAATGTCGCGTTGACGCTGCTAGCTGCGCATGCGAAGAATCTCATGAGTTGTGAGGATCAGGGCGAGTATTGGGCGTACATGACGAGTAAGATTCGGGTGGGCGAGGAGCCGGATAAGGTCAATGAGTTGATTCGTAGTGCTTTTGGGCTTAGGAAGAGGTTGGAGCAGGTGGAGATGAGGAGAGGATTGGCGGTGAAGAAGGTTAGGAAGCATGCTAGTACTGAGGCTTTGTTCTCGCCTGAGGCGCAAGGGGAGGAAGAGGTTGAGGCATGA
- a CDS encoding Serine/threonine-protein kinase nrc-2, with the protein MSGWTLGLLNLDGIRRFGKGPDATHVAASLTCTALSSVVAAYLPNRPCSQTLRLKLASRNPHLALPLHPLHQIRFLFRTNIHTSWLADVSSGGCSCITASMPSAVTSDPTNKRVFSGASVNSNGKMNNTTGQKIKNFFRINSSKHDGSHPNSEKGSLHGDAQNDGSRTPQSQHNKSSLRNSRFIPHIARTRSTTVASEGNPLDDGMSPTAHANPYFQHQGPPALRHHDDSSIPGTPPDSPSLSKKSTKNGNGQDAHGLNGKEELARKLRRVASAPNAQGLFKISKGSGSGSGDSRPDTAEQDATPPSKVGQHSNASALSMMETVPTNGDLLPVPGINGPVTPGKLRNSIAFRRTYSSNSIKVRNVEVGPSSFDKIKLIGKGDVGKVYLVREKKSTRLYAMKVLSKKEMIKRNKIKRALAEQEILATSNHPFIVTLYHSFQSEDHLYLCMEYCSGGEFFRALQTRPNKCVDEDAARFYAAEVTAALEYLHLMGFIYRDLKPENILLHQSGHIMLSDFDLSKQSDPGGAPGMILAGGRNASGGISSNPNPSNMPTIDTKSCIANFRTNSFVGTEEYIAPEVIKGCGHTSAVDWWTLGILIYEMLFGTTPFKGKNRNATFANILRDEVPFPEGSGAPNISNLCKSLIRKLLIKDELRRLGSRAGASDVKTHPFFRSTSWALLRHMKPPIVPNQGRGVDTINFRNVKESHSVDLGNGAVTGINKGFATPASKMKGVPLDSGLETPGGEIADPFEEFNSVTLHHEGDEHAIIDEEPHGNGHR; encoded by the exons TTTCCTCTTCCGCACCAACATCCACACATCCTGGCTGGCCGACGTTAGTAGCGGCGGGTGCAGTTGCATCACCGCCAGCATGCCTTCCGCTGTCACATCCGATCCCACCAACAAGCGAGTCTTCAGCGGTGCGAGCGTGAACAGCAATGGCAAGATGAACAACACCACCGGCCAGAAGATCAAGAACTTCTTCCGCATCAACAGCAGCAAGCACGACGGCTCCCACCCTAACTCCGAGAAGGGCTCGCTGCATGGCGATGCTCAGAACGATGGCTCCAGGACACCTCAATCGCAGCATAACAAGAGCAGCCTGCGTAATTCCCGCTTCATCCCACACATAGCACGCACCAGAAGTACTACCGTTGCTTCTGAGGGGAACCCGCTGGACGATGGTATGAGCCCCACCGCACATGCGAACCCGTACTTCCAGCATCAAGGCCCTCCTGCATTGCGACACCACGACGACAGCAGTATACCGGGTACCCCTCCTGACTCACCATCCTTGTCGAAGAAGAGCACGAAGAATGGCAATGGCCAAGATGCTCATGGTTTAAATGGGAAAGAGGAGCTAGCCAGAAAGTTGAGAAGGGTCGCCAGCGCACCCAACGCACAAGGTCTGTTCAAGATTAGTAAAGGCAGTGGCAGTGGAAGCGGAGACAGCAGACCAGACACAGCGGAACAGGATGCTACCCCGCCGTCTAAGGTTGGCCAGCATAGTAATGCCAGCGCTTTGAGCATGATGGAGACTGTGCCTACCAATGGCGACTTACTGCCAGTGCCTGGTATCAACGGCCCCGTAACACCCGGGAAACTGCGCAACAGTATCGCATTCAGGAGGACATACAGCAGCAACAGCATCAAGGTCCGTAATGTGGAGGTTGGCCCTAGCAGTTTCGACAAGATCAAACTCATTGGAAAGGGTGATGTTGGAAAGGTATACCTGGTCAGAGAAAAGAAGAGCACGAGACTATACGCTATGAAAG TCCTATCGAAGAAGGAGATGATCAAACGAAACAAGATCAAGCGTGCACTTGCCGAGCAGGAGATTCTGGCCACGAGCAACCATCCTTTCATCGTTACCCTCTACCATTCCTTCCAGTCTGAGGATCACCTATACTTGTGCATGGAGTACTGCAGTGGAGGCGAGTTCTTCCGAGCGTTGCAGACGAGACCGAACAAGTGTGTAGACGAAGATGCGGCACGTTTCTATGCAGCAGAAGTGACCGCAGCTCTGGAGTACCTGCATTTGATGGGGTTCATCTACCGAGATCTGAAGCCCGAGA ACATCTTGCTCCATCAATCTGGCCACATAATGCTTTCGGACTTCGATTTGTCCAAGCAATCTGATCCGGGAGGTGCTCCTGGCATGATCCTTGCTGGTGGGCGCAATGCGAGTGGTGGCATTTCCAGCAACCCCAACCCCAGCAATATGCCAACGATCGACACCAAGAGCTGCATTGCCAACTTCCGGACGAACTCTTTTGTCGGTACGGAGGAATACATCGCTCCCGAAGTGATCAAAGGATGCGGGCACACGAGTGCTGTGGACTGGTGGACGCTTGGTATCTTGATCTACGAAATGCTGTTCGGCACGACGCCTTTCAAGGGCAAGAACAGGAATGCCACTTTTGCCAACATCTTGAGGGACGAAGTGCCATTTCCCGAAGGATCTGGAGCGCCCAATATTTCCAA TCTTTGCAAGTCGCTCATTAGAAAACTGCTCATCAAAGATGAACTCCGTCGACTCGGTTCGCGCGCAGGAGCATCTGATGTGAAGACGCATCCATTCTTCCGCTCGACATCATGGGCATTACTTCGACACATGAAGCCGCCGATCGTACCTAATCAAGGTCGCGGCGTCGACACTATCAACTTCAGAAATGTCAAAGAAAGCCACAGTGTCGATCTCGGGAATGGTGCTGTGACTGGCATCAACAAGGGCTTCGCTACGCCTGCCAGCAAGATGAAAGGCGTGCCTCTCGACTCTGGACTTGAAACTCCAGGAGGCGAGATTGCAGATCCGTTCGAGGAATTCAACAGTGTCACTTTACATCACGAGGGCGACGAACACGCTATTATTGATGAAGAGCCTCACGGCAATGGTCATCGGTAG
- a CDS encoding Lysine acetyltransferase, giving the protein MDSTGLPSKESPDLRLVVATYEELIQQQHANSEEWRGALSHEQYLQRESILYDQDLTRDGGLTPWALVYQPDSNGPRQVLCGCETLNKRALVALDGKVEDVICHGVASVFCPPKYRGKGYAGRMMEDLGKKLRSWQVDNGKACLFSILYSDIGKEFYTARGWHPFPSAQIILPAAAEQSSKDARPLGAEELSELCTADEGLLRKKLSALKDAGRTVVATVPDHRTLAWHHAREDYVAKQLCGKQPHVKGAIVGDEPGRRVFAYWTRVWTNPQEDGPNTLHILRIVVEEDTLSDIVPASTEVVAKVKDSRVTHALAAVLSVAQSEAAKWDMKEVSIWNPTSATLAAAQLTNPSVAIQHREKESITSLQWYGETGSWQDIDWVCNEKYGWC; this is encoded by the coding sequence ATGGACAGCACAGGACTTCCGAGTAAAGAGTCTCCGGACCTTCGCCTTGTTGTCGCGACCTACGAGGAACTCATCCAGCAGCAACATGCGAACAGCGAGGAATGGCGCGGCGCACTATCCCACGAGCAGTACCTCCAACGAGAATCGATTCTGTACGATCAAGACCTCACAAGAGACGGCGGGCTAACGCCATGGGCGCTTGTCTATCAGCCGGACTCCAATGGTCCGCGGCAGGTCCTGTGTGGTTGTGAAACTCTCAATAAGAGGGCGCTGGTGGCTCTGGATGGGAAGGTAGAAGACGTGATATGCCATGGGGTTGCCTCCGTCTTCTGTCCACCGAAGTACAGAGGCAAAGGCTATGCTGGACGAATGATGGAAGACCTCGGAAAGAAGCTTAGATCATGGCAGGTGGACAATGGCAAGGCTTGCCTTTTCAGTATCTTATACTCTGACATTGGCAAGGAGTTTTATACAGCAAGAGGCTGGCATCCATTTCCGTCCGCACAGATCATCCTACCGGCAGCGGCGGAGCAGTCTTCGAAGGACGCTCGACCGCTCGGGGCCGAAGAACTTTCTGAGTTGTGCACGGCAGATGAGGGGCTTCTGCGCAAGAAGCTTTCTGCCTTGAAAGATGCAGGACGGACGGTGGTAGCAACCGTACCAGATCATCGGACACTAGCCTGGCATCACGCTCGAGAGGACTATGTGGCAAAGCAGCTGTGCGGCAAACAACCTCATGTCAAAGGTGCTATTGTCGGCGATGAGCCGGGAAGGCGTGTCTTCGCATACTGGACGCGAGTCTGGACTAATCCACAGGAAGATGGTCCCAACACATTGCACATTCTTCGAATCGTTGTGGAGGAGGACACGTTGTCGGACATTGTTCCTGCTTCAACGGAAGTCGTTGCGAAAGTGAAAGACAGCCGTGTTACACATGCCCTCGCAGCGGTCCTTTCAGTCGCACAGTCTGAGGCCGCAAAGTGGGACATGAAGGAAGTATCCATCTGGAATCCTACTTCTGCGACGCTCGCAGCAGCACAATTAACCAACCCTTCGGTGGCGATCCAGCATCGCGAGAAGGAAAGCATCACAAGCCTGCAGTGGTACGGCGAGACTGGGTCGTGGCAGGACATAGATTGGGTGTGCAACGAAAAGTATGGGTGGTGTTAG
- a CDS encoding E3 ubiquitin-protein ligase, whose protein sequence is MGAFNKQGEGEHHRHDDIYELSVQYEKGCAMRGWLWIPRKPDGISSKKRKREAEAEAEADLIKATKQWLITQLKNRATSNIKCAQASCTAILVGSEISSVARSDTLEQYREKATQEYFKQYPNYIECPNADCTYGYIVEQGDSSIFNCRVCLVQYCMKCVVNWHDDETCEDYRARIRAETAGGDRATKKLLRREAKLCPRYKAWIQKISGCDHMTCKCGFEFCYVCLGAWDGFSRGAHRPDCRINHGSWFED, encoded by the exons ATGGGGGCCTTTAACAAGCAAGGCGAAGGCGAGCACCACAGACATGACGATATATACGAGCTATCTGTGCAGTACGAGAAAGGCTGTGCAATGCGAGGCTGGCTGTGGATACCTCGCAAGCCAGATGGCATCTCATCCAAGAAACGCAAACGCGAAGCTGAAGCTGAAGCTGAAGCGGACCTAATCAAGGCTACCAAACAA TGGCTTATTACGCAACTGAAGAATCGCGCAACAAGCAATATCAAGTGTGCACAAGCTTCCTGTACAGCCATCTTGGTCGGTTCAGAAATTAGCAGCGTGGCGAGATCCGATACTCTTGAACA GTACCGAGAGAAGGCAACACAAGAGTACTTCAAGCAATACCCAAACTACATTGAATGCCCGAACGCCGACTGCACGTATGGATACATCGTCGAGCAAGGTGACTCTTCGATCTTCAATTGTCGCGTCTGCCTTGTGCAGTACTGCATGAAATGCGTGGTCAACTGGCACGACGATGAGACGTGCGAAGACTATCGGGCTCGCATCCGAGCCGAAACTGCTGGCGGCGATCGCGCAACGAAGAAGCTTCTCCGCCGTGAAGCGAAGTTGTGTCCCAGGTATAAGGCTTGGATACAAAAGATTAGCGGTTGTGACCACATGACAT GCAAATGCGGCTTCGAGTTCTGCTATGTATGCCTGGGTGCATGGGATGGCTTTTCCCGTGGTGCTCATCGACCAGACT GCCGGATCAATCATGGCAGCTGGTTTGAGGACTAG
- a CDS encoding Transmembrane protein 19, producing MDLQTIDVAMFAKTHVSQVTATIGLVTFAITKKKLTPGGIAAGILVAFIHMVHPWPAFFWLLTLFFFFGTVVTKIGHDKKASLTQSATGGQGGEGARTSAQVFANSGFASILILAHTYLLTSTPFISSHISMTAGPYFPVIQKLLPIGIIAQYAAVAADTFSSELGILSEEQPFMVTAPWRKVPKGTNGGITVDGLKYGALGSALLTLVASVALFLAEPRVQANARASVLLMVSGLAGSVIDSVLGALVQVTVTDKGSGKVVEGHGGQRVLVKRDGSRVKIGRDLLSNNGVNFVMAALASLLAMGVAWEMEIGF from the exons ATGGACCTCCAAACTATCGACGTAGCGATGTTCGCCAAGACACATGTCTCCCAAGTCACAGCCACCATCGGCCTGGTCACATTCGCCATCACCAAGAAGAAGCTGACGCCAGGAGGCATCGCGGCTGGTATTTTGGTCGCCTTCATCCATATGGTCCACCCTTGGCCGGCGTTCTTCTGGCTGTTGACCTTGTTCTTCTTCTTTGGGACTGTGGTGACGAAG ATCGGTCACGACAAGAAAGCGTCCTTGACACAGTCAGCTACAGGTGGTCAGGGCGGCGAAGGCGCCCGCACCTCAGCCCAGGTCTTCGCCAACTCCGGTTTTGCCAGCATCCTAATCCTAGCCCACACCTACCTCCTCACTAGCACCCCCTTCATCTCTTCCCACATCTCCATGACCGCGGGTCCCTACTTCCCTGTCATTCAGAAGCTGCTACCTATCGGCATCATCGCCCAATACGCCGCCGTGGCAGCCGACACATTCTCGTCGGAACTTGGAATCCTGTCCGAAGAGCAGCCCTTCATGGTAACGGCGCCGTGGCGAAAGGTACCAAAGGGGACGAATGGCGGCATCACGGTGGATGGACTGAAGTATGGAGCTCTAGGCTCCGCTCTCTTGACTCTGGTGGCGAGCGTGGCGCTGTTTCTAGCGGAGCCGAGGGTTCAGGCCAATGCGAGGGCGAGTGTGTTATTGATGGTTAGTGGGTTGGCGGGGAGTGTGATTGACTCGGTGCTGGGAGCTTTGGTACAGGTTACGGTGACGGACAAGGGAAGCGGGAAAGTTGTGGAGGGACATGGTGGGCAGAGGGTTCTTGTGAAAAGGGATGGGAGTAGGGTCAAGATCGGGAGGGATCTGTTGTCGAACAATGGGGTGAACTTCGTGATGGCCGCGTTGGCGAGTTTGCTTGCTATGGGTGTGGCGTGGGAGATGGAGATTGGGTTCTAG